From one Chloroflexota bacterium genomic stretch:
- a CDS encoding CDP-alcohol phosphatidyltransferase family protein — protein sequence MLDDKLRAYKDQLLRPFVGLMGHISPNTITVMAMVVGLAAAGLAAGQMYLWALFLWLVSRILDGMDGLVARLRNQQSDFGGYLDMVTDSVVYAAVPIGLFLGNPTLELGISLAFLLGSFYVNLASWMYLSAILEKRNLGANTRGELTTVTMPAGLVGGAETILFYCAFFIWPGALLWLFLAMAALVVLGTLQRVWWANKNLPGPLARQVAETRKETAVHGPFGHAWDEHTAAVVDV from the coding sequence ATGCTGGATGACAAGTTACGCGCTTACAAAGACCAATTGCTCAGGCCGTTTGTGGGCTTGATGGGCCACATCTCTCCCAACACCATCACGGTGATGGCAATGGTGGTGGGCCTGGCAGCCGCGGGTCTCGCCGCCGGACAAATGTATCTGTGGGCCCTCTTTCTGTGGCTGGTCAGCAGAATTCTGGATGGAATGGATGGTTTGGTAGCCCGCCTTCGCAATCAGCAGAGCGACTTCGGCGGCTACCTGGACATGGTGACCGACTCCGTGGTATACGCCGCCGTGCCAATCGGCCTGTTTCTGGGCAACCCAACGCTCGAACTCGGCATCAGCCTGGCGTTTCTATTGGGCAGCTTCTACGTCAACCTGGCATCATGGATGTATCTATCGGCGATACTGGAAAAGCGCAATCTGGGGGCGAACACCCGTGGTGAGCTAACTACGGTGACAATGCCGGCTGGCCTGGTAGGCGGCGCGGAGACGATCCTCTTCTATTGCGCGTTCTTCATCTGGCCGGGCGCGTTGCTATGGCTTTTCCTGGCAATGGCTGCGCTGGTAGTGCTTGGCACGCTACAGCGCGTGTGGTGGGCGAATAAAAACCTGCCTGGCCCGCTGGCCCGCCAGGTCGCAGAGACCAGGAAGGAGACGGCAGTACACGGCCCATTTGGCCATGCCTGGGACGAACACACAGCCGCAGTTGTCGATGTATAG